From Tachypleus tridentatus isolate NWPU-2018 chromosome 8, ASM421037v1, whole genome shotgun sequence, a single genomic window includes:
- the LOC143223168 gene encoding uncharacterized protein LOC143223168, with product MGKEKTQRKMACSSRQIYSSCVVFQDDLKSNLKMSIEGVERDMWSNEIGVSSISFDIYAMKTAFYFSGDGKPVSLQVIVYHFVSGSRDVSRIIAMAMNIRRFTFVAT from the exons ATGGGTAAAGAGAAGACCCAAAGAAAAATGGCTTGTAGTTCAAGACAAATTTACTCAAGCt GCGTCGTTTTCCAAGACGACCTTAAGTCAAACCTGAAGATGTCCATTGAGGGAGTTGAAAGAGACATGTGGTCAAATGAGATTGGTGTTTCTTCAATATCCTTTGACATATATGCTATGAAAACTGCCTTTTACTTTAGCGGTGACGGAAAGCCTGTCAGCCTTCAAGTCattgtttatcattttgttagcGGATCCAGAGATGTGTCCAGGATTATTGCTATGGCTATGAATATCAGAAGGTTCACCTTTGTAGCTACGTAG